The Candidatus Kuenenbacteria bacterium genome contains a region encoding:
- a CDS encoding thioredoxin domain-containing protein produces MEEMRKDAPLTPKKSGGRGILFLAILIIVVAIGGYIATKAGKNGGGEKIDFDLYVMSQCPYGSQAEELVYKIIPDFKEVVNFNVEYIADKGADGSFQSLHGPNEVEGNRYQLCVKTKYPDKFWDYLACQNKNYQDLKSSFESCAKEIGANFESIKTCAEGEESASLLTTSLEKAQALNVAGSPTFYIAGKQYTGQRTETALGRAICAATNNRPSKVCGDLPQDKEFTAYILGDSRCQKEECDTAGLESQLTGVFPKIKIERKDYNTEEGKKFYEKYKLALLPAVLFEEKVKEAEGYSQVERYLTQTEDLYNLAIGASFNPTKEICDNKTDDTGNGQVDCDDSDCAGFLGCRTEETKRLDLFVMSECPYGIQAMNAMKEVLDNFGQNIDFNLYYIANEKADGTFQSLHGQGEVDENIRELCAAKYYPSNFMDYVWCRNKDIKGDWTTCAANFGKIKACATGDEGKKLLSENIKLANELNIGASPTWMVNNRYTFNGIDAETVRKNFCQYNDVAGCEKTLTGQSATSAPAGSCN; encoded by the coding sequence ATGGAAGAAATGCGAAAAGACGCCCCTCTCACGCCAAAAAAGAGCGGTGGGCGCGGCATATTGTTTTTGGCCATTCTCATCATCGTAGTGGCCATCGGCGGCTATATCGCCACCAAGGCGGGTAAAAATGGGGGTGGTGAAAAGATCGATTTTGATCTCTATGTGATGAGCCAGTGTCCTTATGGCTCACAAGCCGAGGAATTGGTTTATAAAATCATCCCGGATTTCAAAGAGGTGGTTAATTTTAATGTGGAATACATCGCTGACAAGGGAGCAGACGGCAGCTTCCAATCCTTGCACGGCCCAAACGAGGTCGAGGGCAACCGTTACCAATTGTGTGTCAAAACAAAATACCCGGATAAGTTTTGGGATTATCTGGCTTGCCAGAACAAAAATTATCAGGATCTAAAATCCAGCTTTGAATCTTGTGCCAAAGAAATCGGAGCCAATTTTGAAAGTATAAAAACCTGCGCCGAAGGCGAGGAGTCGGCCAGTCTTTTGACTACCAGTCTAGAAAAAGCCCAGGCGCTCAATGTGGCCGGCAGCCCAACATTTTATATCGCCGGCAAACAATACACTGGCCAGAGGACAGAGACGGCCCTTGGTCGCGCCATCTGTGCGGCGACCAATAACAGACCATCAAAGGTCTGCGGTGATTTGCCCCAAGACAAAGAATTTACCGCCTATATCCTCGGTGATAGCCGCTGTCAGAAAGAAGAGTGCGACACGGCCGGGCTAGAGAGCCAGCTCACGGGCGTTTTCCCAAAGATCAAAATTGAAAGAAAAGATTATAACACCGAAGAAGGCAAGAAGTTTTATGAAAAATACAAATTGGCTCTTTTGCCAGCCGTGCTTTTTGAGGAGAAAGTAAAAGAGGCCGAAGGATATAGCCAAGTAGAAAGATATCTGACGCAAACAGAAGATCTGTACAATCTAGCTATTGGCGCGAGCTTCAACCCGACCAAAGAAATCTGCGATAACAAGACTGATGATACGGGCAATGGTCAAGTGGACTGCGATGACAGCGACTGCGCGGGGTTTCTAGGTTGTCGGACAGAAGAGACAAAAAGATTGGATCTATTTGTGATGAGCGAGTGCCCCTATGGTATCCAGGCGATGAATGCGATGAAAGAAGTGCTGGACAATTTTGGCCAGAATATTGATTTCAATCTTTACTATATTGCCAATGAAAAGGCTGACGGCACCTTCCAATCTCTCCATGGGCAGGGTGAGGTAGATGAAAATATCCGCGAGTTATGTGCGGCCAAATATTACCCAAGTAATTTTATGGATTATGTCTGGTGCCGCAACAAAGATATCAAGGGCGACTGGACGACCTGCGCGGCCAATTTCGGGAAGATCAAGGCCTGCGCTACTGGCGATGAGGGTAAAAAACTCTTGAGTGAAAATATAAAACTGGCCAATGAATTGAATATCGGCGCCAGTCCGACCTGGATGGTCAATAACCGTTATACTTTTAATGGTATCGATGCCGAAACAGTCAGAAAAAATTTCTGCCAGTACAATGATGTAGCTGGCTGTGAGAAAACGCTGACAGGCCAGAGTGCGACAAGCGCGCCGGCAGGCAGCTGCAACTAA
- a CDS encoding ribose-phosphate diphosphokinase has product MEHVKILAVNRRWDLPVLITRQLGLPLVWVEKKIFADGECWVRLPESVRGKRVFIIAENTPAEKLMVLLVMIDACRRASAAEINVVVPYFGWARQDRMKGRDPVTVKLVCNLIVQAGADRLLSMHLHFPQLTSFVDIPWDHLYSAYAIIDWARKQGKKFTVAGPDYGASPLADFVARKLDMPLAILRKKRPAHNQAKTSGIMGSVKNSDVLMVDDISDTVRTMIGGCEYLGELGARNIYLTATHGLLSAGGAKRIEECSRVKKVLITNTTPMTARKKSPKIERISVHDIFAKAINAIIREESVKDLFEKELFA; this is encoded by the coding sequence ATGGAACACGTAAAGATATTGGCCGTCAATCGCCGGTGGGATCTGCCAGTATTGATCACCAGACAACTGGGCTTGCCCCTTGTCTGGGTAGAGAAAAAAATTTTTGCCGACGGTGAGTGCTGGGTCAGACTCCCGGAAAGCGTACGCGGCAAAAGGGTATTTATCATTGCAGAAAATACACCGGCTGAGAAACTCATGGTTTTGTTGGTGATGATTGATGCTTGTCGCCGGGCTTCAGCCGCTGAAATCAATGTGGTTGTTCCCTATTTTGGCTGGGCGCGCCAAGATCGCATGAAGGGTCGTGATCCGGTCACTGTAAAATTGGTCTGCAATCTCATTGTCCAGGCCGGTGCTGATCGCCTGCTTTCGATGCACCTACACTTCCCCCAGCTTACCAGCTTCGTGGACATTCCTTGGGATCATCTGTATTCGGCCTATGCTATCATCGACTGGGCGAGAAAGCAAGGTAAAAAATTTACTGTAGCTGGTCCTGATTATGGCGCTTCGCCCTTGGCAGACTTCGTCGCCAGAAAACTGGATATGCCCTTGGCAATTTTGAGAAAAAAACGGCCGGCGCACAATCAGGCAAAAACTAGTGGTATTATGGGCAGTGTTAAAAACTCGGACGTTTTGATGGTCGATGATATTTCAGACACTGTTCGGACCATGATTGGTGGCTGTGAATATTTGGGAGAGCTGGGAGCCAGAAATATTTATCTCACCGCCACCCATGGTTTGTTATCAGCTGGCGGGGCCAAAAGGATAGAAGAGTGCTCTCGTGTTAAAAAAGTATTGATTACCAATACGACGCCCATGACGGCCAGAAAAAAATCACCAAAAATTGAGCGTATATCAGTACATGACATTTTTGCCAAGGCCATCAATGCTATCATCAGGGAGGAATCGGTCAAAGATCTTTTTGAAAAAGAACTTTTCGCCTAA
- a CDS encoding AMP phosphorylase — translation MRLFYKCKKIDFSSGGEPTVVLQEKEAENQGIRPGDRVNLKWSKNKTMIATVDVSDSKVDYGEVGLFEEIWKKNQIDSEDIVEIMLYSRPESIKAINKKMLGKRLNYEEIYSIISDISTGKLGQIETTYYVASSFVKPYSLDELYYVTKAMAECGEKLNLKERVVDKHSIGGIPGNRTTMIVIPIIASLGLYIPKTSSRAITSPSGTADTMEVLAPVDLSVEKIKKVIEKTKACMVWGGAVSMAPADDIIIKVSKPLSLEPYDKMIISILAKKVAMGVDYLVIDLPYGPTAKVHSLKTAKEIAKKFVAVGKRFKIKVEVEMLEAKEPVGAGVGPALEARDVLRVLQQHKLRPIDLEKKGVYLSGKLLELKGFCKKGQGRKIAEQQLKSLAAWKKMQEIIKAQGGNQKIKADAVALGALNYEMHAKRDGKVVAVNNKAIEEICVNLGAPREKLAGIHMHVRINDKVAKGQKLFTLYAENEGRLKLGLVAARKNQVVKIGR, via the coding sequence ATGCGCCTATTCTACAAATGCAAAAAAATAGACTTTTCATCCGGTGGTGAGCCAACGGTAGTGCTCCAAGAAAAAGAAGCGGAAAATCAGGGTATCCGGCCGGGCGACCGGGTAAACCTAAAATGGAGCAAAAACAAAACCATGATTGCCACCGTGGATGTTTCTGACAGCAAGGTTGATTATGGGGAAGTGGGATTATTTGAGGAGATTTGGAAGAAAAACCAAATTGACAGTGAAGATATCGTGGAAATAATGCTCTACTCCCGGCCAGAGTCAATCAAGGCGATCAATAAAAAAATGTTGGGCAAGAGACTAAATTATGAAGAAATATATTCCATCATCTCGGATATTTCTACGGGCAAACTAGGACAAATCGAAACTACCTACTATGTAGCTTCCAGTTTTGTAAAACCATATAGCCTGGATGAGCTTTACTATGTGACCAAGGCCATGGCTGAATGCGGAGAAAAATTGAATTTAAAAGAGAGGGTGGTGGACAAACACTCTATTGGGGGCATACCGGGCAATCGGACCACAATGATAGTCATCCCGATTATCGCCTCGCTTGGGCTCTATATCCCAAAAACTTCTTCACGGGCGATCACCTCGCCATCGGGCACAGCGGATACGATGGAAGTCTTGGCGCCGGTCGATCTGAGCGTAGAAAAAATAAAAAAAGTCATTGAGAAAACCAAAGCCTGTATGGTCTGGGGCGGAGCGGTCAGTATGGCACCAGCTGATGACATTATTATCAAAGTGTCCAAGCCATTGTCCTTGGAGCCATATGATAAAATGATTATTTCTATTCTCGCCAAAAAAGTGGCGATGGGAGTAGATTACCTCGTAATTGACCTGCCCTATGGGCCAACAGCCAAGGTGCACAGCCTGAAAACCGCCAAAGAAATAGCCAAGAAATTTGTGGCGGTGGGGAAGAGATTTAAAATAAAAGTAGAAGTAGAAATGCTCGAGGCCAAAGAGCCGGTGGGGGCGGGTGTGGGTCCGGCACTCGAAGCGAGAGATGTGCTCCGGGTCTTGCAACAGCACAAACTCCGGCCGATCGATCTCGAGAAAAAAGGTGTTTATCTGTCAGGCAAACTTTTGGAGTTGAAAGGATTTTGCAAAAAAGGCCAAGGTAGAAAAATTGCCGAGCAACAACTAAAAAGTCTGGCGGCTTGGAAAAAAATGCAGGAGATCATCAAAGCACAGGGAGGCAATCAAAAAATCAAAGCTGATGCAGTAGCGCTCGGGGCTCTAAATTATGAGATGCATGCCAAGCGCGATGGTAAGGTAGTGGCGGTAAATAATAAGGCGATAGAAGAAATCTGCGTAAATTTGGGTGCGCCAAGAGAAAAACTGGCGGGCATCCATATGCATGTGAGAATTAATGACAAGGTAGCAAAAGGGCAAAAACTTTTCACTCTGTATGCGGAAAATGAAGGCCGGCTGAAGCTAGGGCTGGTCGCGGCTAGAAAAAATCAGGTGGTGAAGATAGGGAGGTAG
- a CDS encoding pyruvoyl-dependent arginine decarboxylase, with the protein MQTTLNLPLIPSEVFFTRGWGNGRSKDISRRLALRAAGIGDYNIVNVDDAILPPKCKVISRFAGLSKLRRGEFIFCVLSCSSDSEPNRLVSSAVGWAWTPDTEQDGFVSRCALNGQTGIKTGDEAEDLAATMLASNLGIEFDPEKAWREREETYQAAGQDIRTSRLFQSRRCGPDKNIWTTVVTAAVFLM; encoded by the coding sequence ATGCAGACAACTTTAAATCTCCCGCTAATTCCCAGTGAAGTTTTTTTCACCAGGGGTTGGGGCAATGGCAGAAGCAAAGACATTTCACGGCGGCTGGCTCTTCGCGCTGCAGGCATCGGGGATTATAACATCGTGAATGTAGATGATGCTATTTTGCCCCCTAAATGTAAAGTTATCAGCCGATTTGCTGGCTTGTCAAAGTTAAGGCGCGGCGAATTTATTTTTTGTGTCTTATCTTGTTCTTCTGACAGCGAGCCCAACCGCCTAGTCTCGAGCGCTGTTGGTTGGGCCTGGACACCAGACACCGAGCAAGACGGCTTTGTCTCCAGGTGTGCTTTGAATGGCCAAACCGGCATAAAAACCGGCGACGAGGCAGAAGACCTTGCCGCCACTATGCTGGCCAGTAATTTGGGGATAGAATTTGACCCCGAAAAAGCCTGGAGAGAAAGGGAGGAAACTTATCAAGCGGCTGGTCAGGATATTCGCACCTCGCGCCTTTTCCAATCTCGGAGGTGCGGGCCAGATAAAAATATTTGGACTACCGTAGTGACAGCTGCGGTTTTCCTCATGTAA
- a CDS encoding ribose-phosphate pyrophosphokinase, which translates to MSNFLFSTHSNEELVGEILQSANRRTKKIKKGRCLISHYKDGEILVHINENVRGKKVYVLGSTFSPAENMLELIILINTLKENGAKKIVALIPYFGYGKQDRIKYSGDAMSAKLMAKIIEDAGVDEIVALDLHSRQVAKYFRVKITELKARGLFIEKIKKLKLKDVVVLAPDLGADERSKNFADELGIKNLAAIEKIRPRVDEAKVTKFRGEVKNKTVVMVDDLSQTGGTLIQAAKTLKAKGAKDIYVVLTHLVATGPVVANLRREKNIKKIFTTNSIVSTKDFKKDKKFEVLTVAELFVKNI; encoded by the coding sequence ATGTCTAACTTTCTTTTCTCCACCCATAGCAATGAAGAATTGGTTGGAGAGATATTACAATCCGCCAACCGGCGGACAAAAAAAATCAAAAAAGGCAGGTGCCTGATATCCCACTATAAAGACGGGGAAATTTTGGTACATATAAACGAAAATGTCCGCGGCAAAAAAGTTTATGTCTTGGGCTCGACTTTTTCACCAGCGGAAAATATGTTGGAATTGATAATTCTCATCAACACGCTAAAGGAAAACGGGGCGAAAAAAATAGTGGCTCTTATCCCCTACTTTGGTTATGGCAAGCAGGACAGGATAAAATATTCTGGGGATGCGATGAGTGCAAAGCTCATGGCAAAAATTATTGAAGATGCAGGAGTAGATGAAATCGTGGCCCTAGATCTGCACAGCCGCCAAGTGGCCAAATATTTCCGAGTGAAAATAACCGAATTAAAAGCGCGGGGACTTTTTATAGAAAAGATCAAAAAATTAAAACTGAAAGATGTGGTGGTTTTAGCGCCGGATCTGGGCGCTGACGAGCGCAGTAAAAATTTTGCGGATGAATTAGGGATAAAAAATCTGGCCGCCATAGAAAAAATCCGGCCGCGAGTGGATGAGGCGAAGGTGACCAAATTTCGAGGAGAGGTGAAAAATAAAACAGTGGTGATGGTGGATGACTTGAGCCAGACCGGAGGGACGCTGATCCAGGCGGCCAAAACCCTGAAGGCCAAAGGAGCAAAAGATATTTATGTAGTTTTGACACACTTGGTAGCCACTGGACCAGTGGTAGCCAATCTGCGGCGCGAGAAAAATATTAAAAAAATATTTACCACAAATTCCATTGTCTCGACCAAGGATTTTAAGAAGGATAAAAAATTTGAAGTGCTGACGGTGGCCGAGCTGTTTGTAAAAAATATATAA
- the rbcL gene encoding type III ribulose-bisphosphate carboxylase: MSKSPYLRLGYRPNYKEELVVSYYLESKLPLAEAAAHIAAESSIGTWTKLGTLKEATLKKLGPKIFKLDNKKKTVHIAYPLALFELGNITQLLSALAGNVFSMKVIANLRLLDIQFPKKYLDSFRGPAFGIEGVRRYLKIYKRPIIGSIIKPKVGLSAKEQARLAYQIWKNGVDLVKDDENLTDMVFNKFEERVKEVMKLKKQVEQETGEKKVYVFNVTGPADVMLKRAKLVKKYGGKVAMIDLVVAGLDNIQFLREQNLGLILHGHRAGHSMFTKNSRHGMTMLLLAKLARLTGIDQLHTGTVVGKMEGTAEEVTEINLEMEEDWFGVNKEITNWEKIKPVLPIASGGLHPGLVEKLVKILGADLVINFGGGLHGHPDGSIAGARACRQSVEAVVKKIPAKIYAETRLELKRALEYWKLKK, translated from the coding sequence ATGAGTAAATCTCCTTATCTCCGGCTGGGCTACCGGCCAAATTACAAAGAAGAATTGGTGGTAAGCTATTATCTAGAAAGCAAACTACCCTTGGCCGAGGCGGCCGCGCATATCGCCGCTGAATCATCCATCGGCACCTGGACAAAACTCGGCACGCTCAAAGAGGCAACCCTAAAAAAGCTGGGGCCAAAGATTTTCAAACTGGATAACAAGAAAAAAACAGTGCACATTGCCTACCCACTGGCATTGTTTGAGCTCGGCAATATCACGCAATTGCTCTCTGCTTTGGCTGGCAATGTTTTTAGTATGAAAGTGATAGCCAATCTGCGCCTCTTGGATATTCAGTTCCCCAAAAAATATCTGGATTCATTCAGGGGACCGGCCTTTGGTATCGAGGGAGTGAGAAGATATCTGAAAATTTACAAGCGGCCGATTATCGGCTCAATCATCAAACCCAAGGTGGGACTCTCGGCCAAAGAGCAGGCTAGACTCGCTTATCAAATCTGGAAAAACGGTGTGGATCTAGTCAAGGATGATGAGAATTTGACAGATATGGTTTTTAATAAATTTGAAGAACGGGTGAAAGAAGTAATGAAACTCAAAAAACAAGTGGAGCAAGAGACAGGCGAGAAAAAAGTTTATGTTTTTAATGTGACTGGACCAGCTGATGTGATGCTCAAACGGGCTAAACTAGTCAAAAAATACGGTGGCAAGGTAGCAATGATTGATCTCGTGGTGGCTGGGTTGGATAATATCCAATTTTTGAGAGAACAAAATCTGGGCTTGATTTTGCATGGCCACCGAGCTGGGCATTCGATGTTTACCAAAAATTCACGCCACGGCATGACCATGCTGCTTTTGGCCAAACTGGCCAGATTGACAGGCATTGATCAGCTGCACACGGGTACAGTGGTCGGGAAAATGGAAGGCACGGCCGAGGAAGTGACGGAAATAAATCTGGAAATGGAGGAAGATTGGTTTGGAGTGAATAAGGAAATAACCAATTGGGAAAAGATCAAGCCGGTTTTGCCGATTGCTTCGGGCGGATTGCATCCGGGACTGGTGGAAAAATTGGTCAAAATACTCGGGGCTGATCTGGTGATTAATTTCGGGGGCGGACTACATGGCCACCCGGATGGCTCAATCGCCGGAGCTAGAGCTTGTCGACAATCAGTAGAAGCAGTGGTCAAAAAAATCCCAGCCAAAATTTATGCTGAAACTCGTCTGGAATTAAAGCGGGCCTTGGAATATTGGAAATTAAAAAAGTAA
- a CDS encoding four helix bundle protein, with protein sequence MEGNYKWGDYRDLIVWQKAMELVIAVYELTREYPPSELYGLTTHTKKTVVSIPSNIAEGRRRGSVTDFRHFLIIALGSGAELETQIEIAKRLKLAKESSFIKADNILNEVMKILNKMINNRE encoded by the coding sequence ATGGAAGGGAATTATAAATGGGGAGATTATAGAGATCTAATTGTCTGGCAGAAAGCAATGGAACTTGTTATTGCAGTTTATGAGTTGACTCGAGAATACCCACCATCAGAATTATATGGTTTAACAACACACACAAAGAAAACCGTTGTTTCTATACCATCCAATATCGCCGAGGGAAGAAGGCGTGGTAGTGTCACAGATTTTCGGCATTTCTTAATTATCGCCCTCGGCTCTGGCGCGGAACTGGAAACACAAATTGAAATAGCGAAAAGATTAAAACTAGCAAAAGAAAGTAGCTTTATAAAAGCAGATAATATATTAAATGAAGTAATGAAAATATTAAATAAAATGATTAATAACAGAGAGTAG
- a CDS encoding DUF1294 domain-containing protein: protein MTQYLFYYLITINVLTFIIFVFDKQRSIYGGWRIPEKVLWLLSLLGGSLGGIMAMEIARHKRRKANFYLIMYLIILAQAVAIYLLLKKAP, encoded by the coding sequence ATGACTCAATATTTATTCTACTACCTCATCACTATTAATGTTTTAACGTTCATTATTTTTGTTTTTGACAAACAGCGCTCAATATATGGTGGCTGGCGCATACCAGAAAAAGTGCTCTGGCTGTTGTCTTTGCTCGGCGGGTCACTCGGTGGGATAATGGCTATGGAGATAGCCAGACACAAAAGACGCAAGGCTAACTTTTATCTGATAATGTATCTCATAATTTTAGCTCAAGCGGTCGCAATTTATCTTCTACTAAAAAAAGCCCCATGA
- a CDS encoding four helix bundle protein — MSKKNIINNFYDLEAWKYSHILALEIYKITKLFPTDETYGITNQLRRAASSVGANIAEGFARYHFKDKTKFYYQARGSVAEVQNFLILSKDLEYINLETCKRLGELGNQTRQIINGLIRSINT; from the coding sequence ATGTCAAAGAAAAATATAATAAATAATTTTTATGATTTAGAGGCCTGGAAATACTCCCACATTTTGGCATTGGAAATTTATAAAATAACAAAACTTTTCCCGACTGACGAAACATATGGAATCACCAACCAATTAAGAAGGGCAGCTAGTTCTGTTGGTGCTAATATCGCTGAGGGTTTTGCTAGATATCATTTTAAAGATAAGACTAAGTTTTATTATCAAGCGCGCGGCTCGGTGGCCGAAGTACAAAATTTTTTGATATTATCAAAAGACTTGGAGTATATTAATTTGGAAACATGCAAAAGACTGGGCGAACTGGGTAATCAGACTAGACAAATAATAAATGGATTAATCAGATCAATAAACACTTAG
- a CDS encoding MBL fold metallo-hydrolase codes for MKIEFFGACKTVTGSQYVITINNKKLLLECGFWQGQRRDMESINREFPFDPKSIDAMILSHAHIDHSGNIPNLVKQGFKGKIYCTKATEQITELMLEDSARVQVYDVEYLNRKQLPETTPLEPIYTPDDVAPAMKQFVGVNYHEEFEPLPGVKAYFRDAGHVLGSALLTLELTENGQIVRLGFTGDLGRKFLPILKDPEQIRAVDYLISESTYGDRVHDSLSTSYLDLAKAINETYARGGKVIIPSFALERAQELLYIIHELINQKAIPPLFVYLDSPLTERVSEAFSDYPDLLDEETQKTFLEQGKDPFIFTTLRFVETPEESKKLNNTKQPCIIISASGMCEFGRIRHHLKNSISDPRNTVVIVGFMAENTLGRKLLEGAEKVNILNENLAVKAKIVVLNSLSAHADQYDLVKFIGGVGKLKKLFLVHGEAGAMSVLAEKLDKNQIGQIVMPEKGERVVL; via the coding sequence ATGAAAATAGAATTTTTCGGGGCCTGCAAAACTGTCACTGGCTCACAATATGTGATCACTATAAATAATAAAAAACTCCTTTTGGAGTGCGGCTTTTGGCAAGGACAAAGGCGGGATATGGAAAGTATAAACAGAGAATTTCCTTTTGACCCCAAGAGTATTGATGCCATGATCTTGAGCCATGCCCATATTGACCACTCGGGCAATATTCCCAATCTGGTCAAGCAGGGTTTCAAGGGCAAAATTTATTGCACCAAAGCTACTGAGCAGATCACGGAATTGATGCTCGAGGATAGTGCCCGAGTGCAGGTTTATGATGTGGAATATCTGAATCGCAAACAATTACCAGAGACAACACCGCTAGAACCAATCTATACACCTGATGATGTGGCTCCAGCCATGAAGCAATTTGTGGGCGTGAATTATCATGAAGAATTTGAACCATTGCCGGGGGTCAAAGCTTATTTCCGCGATGCTGGGCATGTACTTGGCTCAGCTTTATTGACTTTGGAATTAACGGAAAATGGACAAATAGTGCGCCTCGGATTCACCGGAGATTTGGGTCGCAAATTTTTACCGATTCTCAAAGACCCGGAGCAAATCCGGGCGGTTGATTATCTGATCTCGGAAAGTACTTATGGCGACCGGGTCCATGACAGCCTGTCCACTTCATATCTCGACCTGGCCAAAGCAATCAATGAGACCTATGCCCGAGGCGGCAAGGTGATCATCCCCTCTTTTGCCTTAGAGCGCGCGCAGGAACTCTTGTATATTATCCATGAATTGATCAATCAAAAAGCCATACCGCCTTTATTTGTCTATTTGGACAGTCCACTAACAGAAAGAGTGAGTGAGGCTTTTTCTGATTATCCTGATCTACTGGACGAAGAAACACAGAAAACTTTTTTGGAGCAAGGCAAAGATCCCTTTATTTTTACCACACTGCGTTTTGTAGAAACGCCAGAAGAATCAAAAAAATTGAATAATACAAAACAGCCATGCATAATTATCTCAGCTTCGGGTATGTGTGAGTTCGGACGCATCCGGCACCATCTGAAAAATAGCATCAGTGACCCGAGAAATACCGTAGTGATAGTTGGTTTCATGGCCGAGAATACCTTGGGTAGAAAACTACTCGAGGGAGCAGAAAAGGTAAATATCTTGAATGAAAATCTGGCAGTCAAGGCGAAAATAGTGGTTTTAAATTCTCTGTCCGCCCACGCGGATCAGTATGATCTGGTTAAATTTATTGGGGGCGTTGGCAAACTGAAAAAATTATTTCTAGTCCATGGTGAAGCAGGAGCGATGAGTGTCTTGGCGGAGAAGCTAGATAAAAATCAGATTGGGCAGATTGTGATGCCAGAAAAGGGAGAACGAGTGGTACTTTAG
- the trxA gene encoding thioredoxin has protein sequence MLKAMELTKDNFQKEVLESELPVLVDFYAPWCGPCQMMAPVLDQLAEEMEGKIKITKLDTNEEDNYELSEKYLVMSIPNLKVFKAGKLIYEIVGFRPKEILKAELEKLL, from the coding sequence ATGTTAAAAGCAATGGAACTAACCAAAGATAATTTTCAAAAAGAAGTCCTAGAATCGGAGTTGCCGGTCTTGGTGGACTTTTATGCGCCATGGTGTGGGCCGTGCCAGATGATGGCTCCAGTTCTTGATCAGCTAGCTGAAGAAATGGAAGGTAAAATAAAAATTACCAAGCTGGATACCAACGAGGAAGATAATTATGAATTATCAGAGAAATATCTAGTCATGAGTATCCCCAACCTCAAGGTTTTCAAAGCTGGCAAGCTGATTTATGAAATTGTTGGTTTTAGACCCAAAGAAATCCTGAAAGCAGAATTGGAAAAGTTACTTTAA
- the deoD gene encoding purine-nucleoside phosphorylase gives MSTHIGAKKGQIADVVLLPGDPLRAAWLAKKFLKAPETVHDVRGMPCYTGFRHCFRALPGQLACTKKLISIQSSGMGMPSLGIYVEELARDFGVKKIIRLGTCGALQEKINLRDIIIAMGACSDSASNIHRFGPAMSFAPIADPALYRDAVLQAEDRGLPFHTGNVFATDDFYDHSEPPRWQKFARYGALAVEMETAKLYTLAAYYGIQALSLLVVSDHLAREEKPLTSEERVTCCSDIAMIALSIVA, from the coding sequence ATGAGTACGCATATTGGAGCAAAAAAAGGCCAGATCGCCGACGTAGTCTTATTGCCCGGTGATCCGCTCCGAGCTGCCTGGCTGGCAAAAAAATTCTTAAAGGCCCCAGAGACAGTTCATGATGTCCGCGGTATGCCCTGCTACACCGGGTTCCGTCATTGTTTCAGGGCCCTCCCCGGTCAACTCGCTTGTACCAAAAAATTGATATCCATCCAGTCCAGCGGCATGGGCATGCCATCACTCGGCATTTATGTCGAGGAGCTGGCAAGAGACTTCGGGGTCAAAAAAATTATCCGTCTCGGCACCTGCGGAGCCTTGCAAGAAAAAATTAATCTTCGCGATATTATCATCGCGATGGGGGCTTGCTCTGATTCGGCCTCCAATATTCACCGCTTTGGGCCAGCCATGAGTTTCGCTCCTATCGCCGATCCGGCTCTTTATCGTGACGCCGTCCTCCAGGCCGAAGACCGGGGATTGCCTTTCCACACTGGCAATGTCTTTGCCACGGATGATTTCTATGATCACAGTGAGCCGCCGAGGTGGCAAAAGTTTGCTCGATATGGTGCTCTGGCTGTTGAAATGGAAACAGCAAAGCTCTATACCCTGGCCGCCTATTATGGGATACAGGCGCTGTCGCTACTCGTGGTCAGCGACCACCTGGCTCGCGAGGAAAAGCCCCTGACCTCAGAAGAGCGGGTGACCTGCTGTAGCGACATAGCTATGATCGCCCTGAGCATTGTTGCCTAG